TACTCATACCGTATTTGAATTCACTACTACCGAACTCGGCAGTCAAGGTACTGTTCTTGCCGGCGGCAGATATGACGGATTGGTTGAAATCATGGGAGGGCCTTCAATTCCTGCAATAGGCTTTGCAGCAGGGATTGAACGCTTAGCTGAACTTATAAAACTTAAAGGCTTTAATTCGCCTATCGATAAAAATTTTTACTTTATTGCAATCGGTGAGGTTGCCGAGCAAAATGCATATGTGTTATTAAATAATTTGAGAAAAGCCGGGTTTAGAATATTTGCAGAGTATAGCGGCAATATTTCAAAAAGATTTAAGAAAGCTAACTCTCTAAATGCCGTAGCTACTCTTATCTTCGGTGATGAAGAATGTATAAAGAATGTAATAAAAGTTAAAAATATGATTTCAGGAGTTGAAGAAACAATTCCTTTGGATAAACTAAATCAATATCTAGGAAAATTTTAGGAGAAACAGGGTGAGTGCTCACATAATAGTATTAGGAAATGAAAAAGGCGGCAGCGGTAAAACTACTTCAGCAATGCATTTAATCATCAGCTTATTAAAACTTGGGTTTCGAGTCGGATCAATTGATATTGATTCCAGACAGCAATCTTTAACTCGCTATATAGAGAACAGAGCGCTTAGTAAAACTAAGAACAATCTTAATTTAGAAGTCCCTGAGCATATAGTAATTGCTAAAAGCAAAAACCCTAACATAATTGAAGGGAATAAAGAGGAAGAGGAAAAGTTTTTAAGCGCACTTAATAAATTAAAAGAAAACAATGATTTTATTGTTATTGATACTCCCGGAAGTGATGCGCCCTTAAGTCGTATTGCTCACTCGTATGCCGATACCTTAGTCACCCCGATAAATGAAAGCTTTATTGATGTAGACTTATTGGGTAAAATCAGTGCAGATAATTTGGAGGTAATAACACCCGGGATTTATAGCGCAATGTTTTGGGAACAAAAATTAAGAAAAGCTGCTAGAAATCGTGGAGAAATAAGGTGGGTGGTAGTTAAAAACCGAGTATCCTCTCTTGATACGTTAAATCGGAGAAATATTGAAGCTTCCCTAGTTAAGCTTGCGAAAAAACTCGGTTTTATTGTAGCTCCGGGGTTCAGTGATAGAGTAATCTTTAAAGAACTTTTCTTACACGGCCTTACCTTACATGATGCGGGAACAACTAATTTAGTTAGAATAAACACCTCTATGATAGCAGCAAGGCAGGAACTTAGAGAATTTATTCAAGCATTAAAAATAAAGGAAATTGCTGAAAAAATTGCCGCTTAAAGATATAAATTTTTTAATTGATCAAATTAAGTAGAGTTACTTTTAAAGCAACTCTACTGCCGGTTTTATATTATTATTTATGATAAGCAATTAACTGTGAAGCAGATTATTCACCATAAGAGCATACAAAGGTATAGTAAAATAAGTTGAATATCTAACGCGTTTATATAAATACAATAAGTTAAGTTTAATATGACTATATAGCCTGCAACTGAAAATCAGATAATAAAAATAGTAAGAGGCACGCGCCTCGCGGCCATTTATAGTGCGTGCGCTTTATAAATGACATAGTCATTTATACGCAAACCTAGTTTGATTTTTTATAGTTTAACTATGCTCCATGTATGTAGAATATTCAACTTAATGTACTATATACGGTTTTAGTTTTTTAATT
The DNA window shown above is from Candidatus Jidaibacter acanthamoeba and carries:
- a CDS encoding division plane positioning ATPase MipZ, translated to MSAHIIVLGNEKGGSGKTTSAMHLIISLLKLGFRVGSIDIDSRQQSLTRYIENRALSKTKNNLNLEVPEHIVIAKSKNPNIIEGNKEEEEKFLSALNKLKENNDFIVIDTPGSDAPLSRIAHSYADTLVTPINESFIDVDLLGKISADNLEVITPGIYSAMFWEQKLRKAARNRGEIRWVVVKNRVSSLDTLNRRNIEASLVKLAKKLGFIVAPGFSDRVIFKELFLHGLTLHDAGTTNLVRINTSMIAARQELREFIQALKIKEIAEKIAA